CatgtctttcccctctctctctccctgccttaaaaactgtccaataaagcagGAAAATGTAAAAGAGATATCTTAAAAGGTTTTCCTCCATCTAGcatcagaggaaaggaggcccGTTCCGACCCAACACAGGTGCCCAGCGGAGAAGCAACCGACCACCAAATCGCAACCGTCCTGGACCAATGAGGCGACAGAACCGCAACGTCGACGGTTAGTGctgctcagtcacacacacaagaatatATACATGTGCATTCACGTATGTAAGTGCCTCAGTTTCAGCCTGCTTACATTTTCGTGGTTTGTAGCTATTAACACATGTACTTGTGTATATATAGTCCTGTTATGTTTCGCGCTGGCCCTGTGATGTAAAAGTGATTTCTCTTTCCTGCCTCCTGTCTTGGGAGTTGGCTGGTACTCGGTGAATCAGATTTAGTCTTGGCCGCTGTGTCACTGTGTGCAACCCACACCTGACCGTGGGACCTTTGCCCTCGGAAGGGTATTCCTGCGGTATCTTAATAATATCTCAGCCAATCCAATCATCTGTTGTCCTTCTCTGGCCAATCCGCTCACCTCGCTTGCCCTCCAACTGTGAGTACAGTTAGAGCCATAGCCGGCCTCTGACCTATTTGATCTCTTTCAGGTGTCAACTGGTGATTGGTGTTTTAAGATGGATCACACCGTGAACACTGCTGACGGACTGAGAGGACTCATCCAGCCAATCCGACGCATTAGGTAACACCAATAATCAAAATGACTAGGGTTTACTGTTGGCCTTTCTACCAGACTTCAGTCGGGGTGACCCTTTTTCATTTAGTTTTAGTTCAGGTCAGTCTTGATGCCTTAATGTGAAAGAAATGAACTTCATAATTTCCCCTGGCAGTTACATGTAGTATTTTGTCATAAATGCTGCTTATCTTTTGTTGTAACATTTTTGTTTAAAGAAGAAAACGTTGTGGCACTGTGTCATTTCCTAGCACTGTTGTTTGCAGTTGATGGTTAATCTCCTGTATTTTAGCTGTGATGCCAGCTTGGCTGACATCTTTGTTTGACCCGTTTGGTTTTCTTTGGCAGATGTTCCATAGTCTGCATATGAGATGTCTattcaataaaataaattacatttctcAAATGACACGTGACGATTTTTTGCATTGTATCTGGCATTTTAAGTGCATTTGCGATCCCAGTACATAACATTCTGAGATTATTTTTGCAATGAGTATTGTGAGGGACAGCCATGTGAAGCCAAGTGTGACACTGGTCTACTAACCGCTGTGCTGTGAAGCAGGACAGATCTTTCCTATGCGTGTCAGGGGGAGTGGTAGGAATCACACAGCGGCTGTCAAAAAGAAGAGTTCTTTAATCAGGACTCCGGaaatacaaaaacaagaaaTCCAGTCTGGGAAAATAAAACTAAAATATGTAGTCGCTCAAGGCTAACCCCAAAACAAGGGTAAACAAACTGTATACTCCAGGATACAGTTTGCAGGTTTGAATGGAGAGACCAACAGTTCAACAGGTGAAAAGGATAAAAGTAATCAGGTCATAATCAGCTACtgtgactacacacacacacacatacacacacacacacacacagagattggGAAGGAGGATTAACCTGGAGTCATGACAACGTTGTGTTAGGACCAGGCCGGCACACTTAGAAACCTGTCAGGTCACTGCAGGGCAGAAGCAATCTGACTAAACCACCAGCTGGCCTGTTAGAAGACCTTAGCAGATTGAGAATCTAGTCACCTTGGTGACCATGAAGAGTCCCTGTAACTGATGCTATACAGGGAGCTTTGATGTGTACTGTGCAAGATGTCTGTATATGGATGTATTTAAGCAGTCGTTaacaatatttaaaatataagaGTCCTAAAGAAAAAGGGCCAGTTAGTTCCTACATTAGAGATGCCATAGGGAAAGTGTTTTTGTTAAATCATCTGTTGGCCTTACAAGCATGCTGATCCTACCTGgacttaaaaaacatttcagagTTTTGAGATGATTTGAGAGTTACTTCTGGTGCTTATGAAAGGGACAAACAAACATGCAGGCAATCATGAACACATGGTGCATTTATTTTATAAACAAAATAAGGTAGAAATACAAAAATGCTTACAAAAAATCTGCACTGCAATACTGTCGTGAATTCAAAACATAGTTTCGAAGAAGGACCACTTTCAAGCTTTTACGCTGCTCTGTTTGATCCCGATTACAACATCAGTTTTATGAACTACAAACCAAAATCTTTATTATTTCAGTCATAAGTGATTATAGCTTCTGAAAGCACCTAGTCAAACGTCATAGCAGCTCCACCAAACAACATAAGGCACAgagtgagaaaaagaagaaTCTCACTATGACAAAGTCCCATGTGACATAATCCCAACAGGGCAGCAGTGTTGATCATCTAAATCGTTATCTCTTTTTTCCAGGCAGCATGGTTGTCACCATATCTATGGTTGTCACTGCCCATGTGAAGAAGCTTGACCTGGCCAGTTCTTATGTCCATTCTCAAGGAAGTGTTTTCTATGATGGGGCTTTTCCTGCTAAAGAAAATAACACTTTTGTTCACTTGTACATTATCAGAAGTTTCTATGTTTTTCGTGGTTCCATCCTGCAATGTACTGATTCCAGATTCAGTGTCCTCAGCAGTCTTCACTGTGTAGCCCCTGGATCTCTGAGTATGAATGGGAGACTCCGTAGGAATTAGTTTTGGGCCTTGTGATGGTAAATCTctactggctgtgtgtgtgtgtgtgtgtgagacagaactCAAAGGTCAGAGCCGAGGGTCGCAGGGCAGTGGACGGAACGACACCTCCATGTTCTCTTCCAAGATGATGTCATAGCGACACATTGATggtctgaggggaggagagagatttgTGAGTAAACACTGTAGCCTTTAATGTTTGTgtagtccctgtgtgtgtttgtgtgtgtgtgtgcgtgcgtgcgtgtgtctcacctgtcagGGCGATCCAGGGGTGAGAGACGGATGCGCAGGAGGCGGAATTTGTAGCGAGGGCCGATCACGTTGCCGGTAGCGATGCGCAGGGAGATCTTCTGAACAGGCTGCAGGTCCTCGTCGAACTGGGCCAGCAGACGGGTGGACGTGTACTGCTCCAGCCTGAACAGCTTACTGAACACAGCAGAGAGGGGAGTTTGTAcccgggaggaggagggagagacaggataaACAGGAGGATGTATGtagtgggggagaaggagagtgtgtgacagatggacagactgggagtgagagaaagtgaaagagagagagagagagagagagagagagagagggggggggggggggagagagagaatgtgacagagggagagggagggagagacttggagagacagaaagagaataaggagagagagggggagactgggggagagtcAGTGTGGGACTCACTGGTCGATGCGGGCCTCTGTGAAGTTCCTCCCGCTGTGGATTCTGAGGATGATGACCCCCCAGCGAAGGTACTGGTTCCAGGTCACCATGTCAACCCTGTAGCTCGCCTctgcacacacaggacacaggtgCTATTACACACACCTGCCTGGATCTTACACCATTTAGGTTAGTGGTCAGAAGTAAGAGATTGGAAggggctggaggaagagagagtaagACTCACTGCTATAGGGTAATGTGGCTGTAGTGCTGAAGTAAGCCTTGGTCTGGCCCAATCGTAGCAGGGTATCTCTCCATCTGCTGACATCATAACCTGTGAGAGTAGAGGTTGAGGAACTAAGCGCTTGCATGTgctacaaatatacacacaaaaaaagaagacatgAAAATCGGAAGTGCAGTGTGTTGAGAACGTTTttgtttatatttagtcatttcatTTCCttatttcttaaagcattttCACATAGTCACGTCAAGCACACACCTAGCTGTGGGCAAGGGTGGGGCTTAAACGCTTCACACTGCAGGCACCTCCCATCCAGGAAGTCAGAGTAGGATGTGCAGGGGTAGCCTGTGAGGTTGCAGGTGCGGTTGAGAGCGCACAGGAACAGGAACATTGACCGCTGGTGGTCACACACAAAATAAGACTTTCCTAGGGGAAAAAGGGGAGCAgcgagtgagtgtttgtgtgtgtgtgtgtgtgtgtgtgtgtgtgtgtttattcaccAGAGAAGATGGTCTTAGGACAGCCAGGCTGATCTGCACCTCCATTGGCGTAGTAGTCGATGTGGCCGTGAGCCCCACTGAGTCCAAACGCTGTGTCAACAAACAGTACAGAGCCAGGTCACTCCACACCAGTGCATTTTATACACATTTCAGATGAACAACCTTGAAGTACAGCTTGTTTACACACTTAATAATACACAGACAAaatagtccacacacacacacagtgctcacAGTTCATGTCGGTGTGGAGGACGTCTACAAACATGGCGTCGGAGGGGTCCAGTCTCTCGTCGGGCTGCGCTCCAGTGAACATGGGTCCTGCTGGGTCCagacctgagggagggagggagttgttTCTTCTCCATACCTCATTGGATGtttgtattgtgtattgtattgtctctctgtctatttgtatgaatgaaaaaaaaaatatttcccaCCTGTGATGCGGCCAATCTTTCCCTTCAGGTTGGCTCCTACGTACCCCGCCAGGTGCGCTCCCAGACTAACACCAACCAGGTGCACCGAGTCCAGCGACGCCCCctcctcctgaacacacacacacagcccatgaACACCCTCAGGTCAGCCTCGTAGACTCGtgcccacaaacacaccctcacacccactcaaacacaccctctcctcctctccccacccaccTGCATGTTGAGGATGAAGCCCGTAAGGTTGTTGGCAGCCTGGCGGGTGTTCGCCACGGCGGTGAAGTAGTTGAGGTTGGCGGCACCTCGGTTccagtccaccaccaccacgttCATATCCTCCTGCTCCGCCAGCAGGTGCACAATGTGATCCACCCAGATAGGGGGTGCTCCGGTGGGCCGGTAGCCGTGGATGACGAAGGCGGTGGGCAGGGAGAGGTTGAGGAAGGGCTGGGAGGACAGGTGGTGGTGGCTGAGCTCCCGGCCACAGTAGAGGTTGGACCGGGTGTAGAGGAGCAGGCGCACGTCCAGGATGGTGCCAATGAACGACTCGTGGAAGTACAGGTCTGTGAAGTTGTCACAGGGTTcgcccctcccactctcctgacctggagggaagggaggagagggttcatttgtgtgcgtgcgtgcgtggttGTAAAGTTTGATCTTTCAGTATTTCATTGTAAGGTAAAACTATGTTGGACTCCAGAATTtattgtgtctgtcagtgttcaGAGTAGAGGAACAGGTCAATGTCCTTTAACATGAATACCATCATTTACCAAAAGTCAAGATGGACTCTCATTCATTGCACGTGATTGACAAAAAACACTTGTataaccaggcaggcaggctggccagtttttttttttacaaattatgTCAAATATTAAAAGCTTTCAAGCACTTAAAACGACGCAAAACGGGACACAAAGGATGGGAGATGTGAAAGGGTAAGATCGTTTATTTTGCGATGGCCTTTCTTCTAACATCACGAGTCTCAACCATCTTCTAAACTGTAACTTGCTCAAATTGAGATGGAAAGTGGATGCATTTGTCTAAGACTTTAGCTTTTTACCCAGACTTGCGAGATAAAGGAGTTCATTAGACAGGTTTGTGCTGTTTTCTATTAAGGTGCGTATCGTTGTGTTTCCTATTGCCGTCTGTGTTGTCACAGACGGCAAAAGACACAGTTGGCCAGCAGGTTGTGGGGTATTAGCTTATAGGAAATATCGTACTGTCTCAGGCAGTCTGTCGCTGACTCATCAACGCGACAAACGTTCGCGGTTACATGTCAGCCTTGGCGTTTGCGCTGCATGCGTAGCATCGGCTTCGGAGCTGCGCATAGGCTTCAGACTCGCTGGCTTTAGAGGTGATCAATGCTCTGTAATTAGCGCTCACAACCCTCAACCGCTCTCAATTGGATCATGCTGCTATAAAAAAAGAAGCTCATCCCATCATGCTCCGTCCCTGCCCCAATCACAAGTGGTGATTAGCGCTTATGGTTGTCAGTCACACTGGGTGGTTGGGGGGAtcaatcccccccacccccgtttacctgtgtgtgtttacatgtattgtgtgtgaacatgagtgtgtttgtctgtaagtCCACGCAGAAAGCTATACGTTTGGAATACAACGTACAAAAGCGGCCTTAAGTAGAAGCAGATGTGAGAACATTCATGATGTTTCTGTGCTTCTTTGGGCTTTCTGCAGTTATACACACAAACTTACTGGCATAAGATTGCTATCACTTCAGTTCAGACATTGAACGGAAACAAGTGAACTTTAATAATGTTTCCTGTCCTGAAACCCCAGAtgactcgcgcacacacacacacacacacacacacacacacacacacacacacacacacacacacacacacacacacacacacatacacacacacttcaccaaAGACAGATGACAACATACACGCACAGAATTTGGCACACAGATGTGCTCTTACCTTTACAAAGCACCAGTAGGACCACCAGACACAGCAGTCTCCGGGGCGTCATCctcacagagagaaggaggagggagacagaagaggtagagagagagagagaaagacagaacacCAGCCAGAGTTTGTCTGGGAGAACAGAGGCTGTGAGCTAAGTCAGGCAAGGATAGGGAGAGTGAAGTAAGGcaaggatagaaagagagggagggaaagagagagagggagggaggacgggagaaggggaggagaccaGAGAAGACCAGGGTTCCCTCTGAGCTTACAGGGGAGAGATTGATGGACAGGGAAAGATTGAGAAAGTGGGGGTGTTCAgcgggagacacacacagagagacgtcaggagacacacacacacacagaggaggagggaagaagagagccGCACGTTTAAGTGACTGAGTGGGATGGAGAAGAGCCCATACAACCACGACGGAAGTTTACAAAACACAACACCGACCTAAACACACTCTGCCATTGCAACACACACcattgaaccccccccccacatacacacacacacacacacacacacaatacaagaGGAAGAAATGGCACAAATAGTGAATGGATGTTtgccaacaaataaataaacaagacTCAAAATGAAAACCTCCTAAATAATGTTCTGCAGTAGTGCAGTATAGTTTCTGTTCCAAGCAGTAAGAGTAACCTTAAATACAGGCTTGTTCACCACTATAAGCAGGAGCCACATGGACAACGGTTATTATTAGCTTCCAATtatccagcccagcccagccctgccaaGCAAGCCTTTCACCTActgcctgcctgactgactGCATTAAATGTATAGCATGGAGTTTAAATACATATAATCTTTACCCACAGCACAGGGCAGTGGCATCAAACAGCTCAAATGTTTCCAGTGCgctccagggtgtgtgtgagtgtctgtgtgtgtgtgttcatcggTCTGGTGGCCAGCTCCACTGTCTTCCACATTGGAATAGACACAGGTGCACGCAGGTGATCcagcagaggagacagaaagatgTGATAAAGAGGTCACAATGTTCTACCAGGATTAAAGAGcttaacccctctctctctctctctctctcccccagaccaCGCCCCCAGTCACCATCTGACCACAGGACTGGATAATAGAGAGGAGACTTGGGATTGGAGGAGAAAGATGACAggactctggtgtgtgtgttcctcagggtTGACTCCATAGTAGGGGACAGAGGACCTAGCAGGGACCACCATGTAGAGGCAGGGTCAGGGGGGTGTGGTGCCTGATGCTTTATGTCTGTGTCCTGTTTGTGTACAGGTCacagctttcacacacacactcactcacacacattgagCCGTCTCCTGGTTTGAACCGTTCGAAACGAGGCTAGGCGAGGGTGAGAGAAATGATGATGTACATTTCCCCCTTCTACCATTAGTCTCAGCAGCTGATTAGATAGCCTTGGCCTAAAAACAGGAATCCTCTGAAAACAATAGCACAGGAGATGACTATTTAACTTTTTGGAGTATCTGGGTATGTTATCAGATGGGACCTTTCAGTAAGTGTAAAAAATACATTAGTATTCTGTTAGATAGGCAACTGTTTACCTCAAGATCAGCAGAGAAGGTTGAACTGTGTATACTATGATCATGGGGAAGTTATTAGTATCGAGGTATATTACTATACATTACCTTAAAGGTCATGTAAGAAAGATATGAGTGTTATAGCAGACAAAAGGAAATTATATTTTGTGGGTGACCAACTTGACTTGTGGTTCAGTCAGTTTCCGGCTGTTGTTCTGATTAGgcctctgtgtgtttgcatgtgtgaagCAGAATGGAACACTTAACACTAAGAAGGGGCAAAATCAAATTCACTAAGGTAACTTTAAATGTTAAACATTTCCATTTAGACAAATATGCATTATACAAACCAACAAATCATCAGGAGCATATACAGAATTATTGAAGTCCTGTATTCAGTCCACACACTTACAATTACAGTTCAATCTTAGAGACCATGACCCCTGACAGGACTGATATAACACACAGGTTTGTTCTGAAGACACACAAGGAGAAAACATGTTTTAAGAGGCTTAATAAGAACTGATGAGCTGATTAGCCACCACTTCGCGGACGGAGCAGTGGAGCCGGTTCGTGGCGCCTCGTCGACGCGGCTGAGCCGTTGTGAAGACTCAGGGGGTTCCGCAGAGAAGTGAGCCCAGCAGGTCACGGGGAACAGGGACcaccagggtggaggtgtggtctGTGACCGCAGAGttgagagactgcaggtagcGCAGCTCCAGGGCAACCGGGGAGGACGACATCAATAACCCCGCCTCCATCAGGAAGCGAGACGCCTCCACTTCTCCTTCAGCCAAGAtcagctgccacacacacacacagtgacccacagacccacacacacagtgacccaCAGGGTTTAGTGAGCTATCAATGAGCTACAATTATTAATACTACGCCCATGCTTATACCACACACCCGCACCGTGCAACCACATTGCATGACCTGCTAGTATATCAAGTACAGCTGTACATGTCACGTCTTCATGTAGCAGATGTTTCATCCTAAGCAAAGTACAGGTAGGGGATTTGAACCGGCGACCCGTTGATCTGTAGGGGACGCCTCTAACCCTGAGGTAAAGCCCTCCCCAACATGGCTAGAGAGGGAGACGTGGGTGGATGAGCCACACACCAGAAGGAAATCTCTTCGGGTGGTTGTGTGGTAGGCACAGTGCTCCGCTCAGACGCGACGACACAAACATGCAAGCTGCAAGGCTGATAGGACCGAAGCTGACAGCACATGACAGAATGCACCATCTCGAacaaggacagtgtgtgtgtgtgtagtgtgtacctTAGCATGTGCCTCCCTCACAGCCTCCGCCTCGGCCGCCATACTCCTCTGTAGACCAGGGGGGAGGGTCACGTCTCTCagctccaccctctccacctgcaCCCCCCACCTCTCAGACGCGGCGGAGAGCAGCTCCTGGATCAAGAACGCTCGTTTACACAAGACACACGCCTACCGCTCCGCTGGGAAATAATGCTGAGAGGTCACCAACTCGTGGACGACACTcttaaacacatacatacatacactgaAATACACTTACTTCTATTTTATGTGAGACCTTCCCTCGCTGTGTGACTGCGTCTGTCAGCGTGTGTGCTCAGAGTAGCCCTAAGTGTGGCCtgtgccagggtgtgtgtggccaAGGTGGCATCTGCCACCTGTGTCACCCACAGAGCAGGCTCAACCACACGGTAGAACATCACAGCGTCCACTTTTAACGGCACCCAATCAGCAGTCAGCACCTGGAGAGGGGCGGGACATGGTCACGGACAGACCTATCAGAGATGGGATGTGAgtgtgggagagggacagaggccTTGGTGTGTTAGCATAATACAGACCTCTTGTGGTGGGATGTTGAACGAAACCGTTCTCAGGTCTACTTTCTGGATGGTGTCCAACCAGGGAATTATCCAGAAGAGTCCTGCACAGGAGAGAGATTCCTGTCATTTGCCGTTAGACTCCTAAATGTGCAGGCGCTGTGCTCTGAACACCCGGGATTTGTTTAGGAGAAACGGGAAACGGCACCCGGTCCTTTGGCCTGTCCCTTAATGACACGTCCCAAACGGAACACGACAGCTCTTTCATACTCCTGGACCACCTGGAGAAGAGAGAATCCTaacttcaaacacacaaacagaaatgtaTGCCCACGCTAATATATTGTAGGCTACAGCGTTTATTGTTTCTGACCTGACCTTCACACAGCTCCAAACGGACAAGGGAAAGGTagcgaggatgaggaggagcgaCAGAAAAGTCAGGATTGTCCCGCAAATGTGCAAACCGCCATCGTGAAGCTTTTCGGCTAATGAGAGTGGACAAGCACACGTTAGCATATATTATATTGTACGCCAGAATTATGAATTTCAAACAGTTAATCGTGCTCTTACCTGGCTCCGAATCATGGTGGCGGGCTCTTGCGGCATCCTGCACATCAACTCCTACCCTGTTTCGGTCTGGCATCACTCGCCTCTTGAATTAGTTCGTATTCACCACTTATTGGGGATAATTCAACCGGTAGGCTGTTTACTGACTAAACTAGCGTGCCCGTTTTCCATGACTCATGGGCACCAATTACTCTGCCCTACTCACTTAGCCAATACAAAGGGCTTTAGCGAAGAACGCGTCAAGTGTCTTCATGCTGTAATATCGCTTTATGCCGGTACAGTTTGTTGCAAAGTAGATTATTTGTGTGCAAGAATAACTGAAGAGTAAATGCAGCAAAAATGCAATAGCTTAGTTTAGTGACACTTGTAACAAAACACTCGTTACTCACTCGTGGGTGACGTCCTTCAAGCGTCACGGGTATCATTGTAAAATGCATGTTCACACTGCGGgagcgcgcgcgcacacacacacacacacacacacacacacacacacagtttcctgTGTCATAACTGTGGCCGGAGTCGGTGGTACTTTTGTTCAGCATGTAGGTTTTGTCTTAGCCTCATTCGCTCGTGCTCTTAGTTGTCGAAACATAATCTATGTGTAAGGATTTAAGCGGAAAAAAATCTaattaagtaggcctactgatCATCTGGAGTTGACGAAGACGGCTGTATTTGACAGAACAATTAATGATTAGAACTAGAAAACAGCCGCGGCATCAGGACAGATAGATCACAGcaaaaagggaggagaggagcggagaagAAAAGTGAAGGTATAGGTTATTCGTGAGAAACTTAGAACAACTGTGTTACAGTGTTGGGTCTACTGGCTGAGGGCATAAGTGTGATAGCCCTGTTGGGTTGATACCATGGCAGCATCCTTGCCTGCGTACCATGGGTCAATTAGCAAGCTGGAAGGTGAGACTCTTCTGAGTGGGAAGGGCAAGGAAGGAGCCTACCTCATCAGAGACAGTGAGACCATACAGGGAgccatgtgtctctgtgtgtagtaAGTATAGACCTGCGCCTACCCCAGTCTTTATATCCGTATTTATATCTCTTGTCTGAGGTTAAAAAAAGAGAtacaaaagtattttatttatttttaaaaactTTGTTTGATTCAGCACTAGTCATGCATATTTCCTTGTATTTGAATTATATCAGATTGGTATGTTTTGTACTTAGTTTTAGTTTTGTAcacccagatgccttcaaacgTATCAATCATTTAAAAATAGCAGAATACCCTGAAACAACCAGGAACTTCACAGAAGTTTTTTTCTGTCAAAGATATCTAATGTTGCATCATGCAGAAATTGCAACCAGTATGAGTATGTCGCTGTCTAAAGACATAAAGAACCACTGTGACACtgtattctgtctctctcccttttccatGTTGTATATTTGCCCTGTTTGTTATTGCAGCAAACAGAAGGTGGTGTATACCTACAGATTACTTCAGACACACAATGGTTACTTCACTCTTcaggtactcacacacacacacacacacacacacacacacacacacacacacacacacacacacacacacacacacacacacacacaaacacacacatgcaattgATAGATGAAGTGAATTGCTGGCATGCACTGTCATACCAAGCCAACTACCACACTGACCAAGTTCCCCTCCCTAAAGGCTGCAGCTGGAGTGGAGGAGAAGTTCTTTAAGACCATACAAGATTTAATCAGCCATTACAAAAGGAGGGACCAGGGCCTGGCTGTTCATCTTCGTCACTCAGTCAAAAGGAAGACTCTGCTTCAACTTCCGGCTCCCGTAGTACCAGACGAAGACAATGAATATGAGAGTACGTAAACGACACACTGCGGCAAACACGTTTCGAGGTTGTTCGTTATTTGCGTGAAGTTAAAAGGTACACTCGAATCAGAGTCAGAAAGGGTTttgcagtttttcacaattgctaaaacactaaaccccattttTTGAATCAAATGCTCAGTGAACTAAACCAATgtgtcaaatcagacactcttttgcCAAACTCTAAATACATTCTCATTCACttaacacattttgcactgtgatgcatttgtgctgcaaaatggtaaacacaggcggcaaacagtaaacacaactacaacacagttgtcatctgtaaaacacagtgactcaaaattgttcacacttgtttctaataCAACacttttctcaacccaattgaaAAGTTGTTCTCTGTGTGGCGGTGAAAGGTCTATGACCTATTGCAAGGTCTATGACCGAAACTCATATACCAGGGTAAATGTCCtacaggcaatggaattggcctgtggtgacataggtgtggagttttttcaaggctggatccagcacaccagagggtttttacCCCATTTTACTTTGTTGCAGATGCAAGtgtgcaccaacacacacacacacatcaaatgaatCGATGACAAACAAGTCACTCTATGGTCATACGAAACCAATCTGAGATTCATAAGAAACAACAGTGTACAACCTGTAAATATAGCCCAGTCTTGTGTGTCTTTAACCTGCCCCGGTGACGTTGAAAATAGCTCAACACTTCTTATTTGGTTCTTGTTTCTCACTGTCCTTTCCTTTATTGTGAAGATATCCCTTCAGAAGACTATGTCGATGTCCTGCCTTCCTGACCAGCCCACCTGGAAGATCTGTTTGAAGAAACCCAACTTCTGGTTTGGTGTAGGTCTACTGACCATACCCAACTGACCAAATGCCAAGAGAGTATGAGGATCACAGTGTCAGTGCTGAAACCGTATTGTCCTCTTTGTGACTTTGacagttttgtttgtttcttgcTTATATTCAGAAGATTGCAGATAGTTTCATTTAAATGCTTAAATgtacaaatatattttcaaaatgtAATCTACGGAGGTTACAAatgtaaccccccctccccccgtttaTGTTCAAAACACTTTGTCACCATGTTTTCACACCTTAAC
This genomic stretch from Hypomesus transpacificus isolate Combined female chromosome 8, fHypTra1, whole genome shotgun sequence harbors:
- the lipib gene encoding lipase member H; amino-acid sequence: MTPRRLLCLVVLLVLCKGQESGRGEPCDNFTDLYFHESFIGTILDVRLLLYTRSNLYCGRELSHHHLSSQPFLNLSLPTAFVIHGYRPTGAPPIWVDHIVHLLAEQEDMNVVVVDWNRGAANLNYFTAVANTRQAANNLTGFILNMQEEGASLDSVHLVGVSLGAHLAGYVGANLKGKIGRITGLDPAGPMFTGAQPDERLDPSDAMFVDVLHTDMNSFGLSGAHGHIDYYANGGADQPGCPKTIFSGKSYFVCDHQRSMFLFLCALNRTCNLTGYPCTSYSDFLDGRCLQCEAFKPHPCPQLGYDVSRWRDTLLRLGQTKAYFSTTATLPYSKASYRVDMVTWNQYLRWGVIILRIHSGRNFTEARIDHKLFRLEQYTSTRLLAQFDEDLQPVQKISLRIATGNVIGPRYKFRLLRIRLSPLDRPDRPSMCRYDIILEENMEVSFRPLPCDPRL
- the zgc:112408 gene encoding LOW QUALITY PROTEIN: stomatin (The sequence of the model RefSeq protein was modified relative to this genomic sequence to represent the inferred CDS: inserted 2 bases in 1 codon), with the translated sequence MPDRNRVGVDVQDAARARHHDSEPAEKLHDGGLHICGTILTFLSLLLILATFPLSVWSCVKVVQEYERAVVFRLGRVIKGQAKGPGLFWIIPWLDTIQKVDLRTVSFNIPPQEVLTADWVPLKVDAVMFYRVVEPALWVTQVADATLATHTLAQATLRATLSTXTLTDAVTQRGKVSHKIEELLSAASERWGVQVERVELRDVTLPPGLQRSMAAEAEAVREAHAKLILAEGEVEASRFLMEAGLLMSSSPVALELRYLQSLNSAVTDHTSTLVVPVPRDLLGSLLCGTP
- the si:ch73-264p11.1 gene encoding SH2 domain-containing protein 1B, with the protein product MAASLPAYHGSISKLEGETLLSGKGKEGAYLIRDSETIQGAMCLCVYKQKVVYTYRLLQTHNGYFTLQAAAGVEEKFFKTIQDLISHYKRRDQGLAVHLRHSVKRKTLLQLPAPVVPDEDNEYENIPSEDYVDVLPS